A region of the Littorina saxatilis isolate snail1 linkage group LG12, US_GU_Lsax_2.0, whole genome shotgun sequence genome:
AACAGGGCATATTCCTGCCAAGTCTAAAAGATTTTGCTTCCATAGCTTCCAAGAAAAGCCCAATGTTAAAGTTTGTTGAGGTCGAGGTAAAAGCAGAGTTACTGCCTCTGTTTTGTTTGATGAATAGTCTCTAAGATACAGAACATCATTGTTTTCTTTGaagctgtgaccttgaaaaaggtcaaaggtcatcCAATCAGGTATCAACCCATAGAGCTCAATGAGGGTCATCATCACACAAAGTTTGAAACATGTTACATATTGTTTCCATGTTAAGGGCAAATTGTTACAGTTTTGACATGGCCgtacagccagacatacacgcGACATTACATAGACTCTTTATGATTCTTATGAGCCAAAAATTAGAAATCCCGAGAGATCAAGCACACACATCAAGCgatttccctgtacagtcatgtctctcTACAAATAGTGCAAAtcctgagagatcaagcatacaaatcaagagttttccctgtacagtcatgtctccatAGAAAAAGTAGAACCcctgagagatcaagcatacaaatcaagagttttccctgtacagtcatgtctccatAGAAAAAGTAGAACCcctgagagatcaagcatacaaatcaagagttttccctgtacagtcatgtctccatAGAAAAAGTAGAActcctgagagatcaagcacacaaatcaagagttttccctgtacggtcatgtctcaatacaaaaagtagatctcctgagagatcaagcacacaaatcaagagttttccctgtacagtcatgtctcaatacaaaaagtagaacccctgagagatcaagcatacaaatcaagagttttccctgtacagtcatgtctcaatacaaaaagtagatctcctgagagatcaagcacacaaatcaagagttttccctgtacagtcatgtctcaatacaaaaagtagaacccctgagagatcaagcatacaaatcaagagttttccctgtacagtcatgtctcaatacaaaaaAGTAGAAATCCTGCAAAATCAAGCACACATACCTTATAAGAAAGCTTAAAAGACAATACAAattgattctgattctgaaaaTTGATTCCGATTCTGATTCACACCAAGCGATTTCcatgtacagtcatgtctctcTGCAAAAAGTATAAATCATGAGAGATCAAGCATACGTACAAATCAAGAGTTTttcctgtacagtcatgtctcaatacaaaaCGTAGAActcctgagagatcaagcacacaaatcaagagttttccctgtacagtcatgtctcaatacaaaaCGTAGAAATCCCgagagatcaagcacacaaatcaagagttttccctgtacagtcatgtctcaatacaaaaCGTAGAAATCCCgagagatcaagcacacaaatcaagagttttccctgtacagtcatgtctcaatgCAAAAAGTAGAACCcctgagagatcaagcatacaaattaagagttttccctgtacagtcatgtctccatacaaaaagtagatctcctGAGAGAGAAATCCCgagagatcaagcacacaaatcatgttttccctgtacagtcatgtctcaatacaaaaCGTAGAAATCCCgagagatcaagcacacaaatcaagttttccctgtacagtcatgtctccatACAAAAAGTAGAActcctgagagatcaagcatacaaatcaagagttttccctgtacagtcatgtctccatACAAAAAGTAGAActcctgagagatcaagcacacaaatcaagagttttccctgtacagtcatgtctcaatacaaaaCGTAGAAATCCCgagagatcaagcacacaaatcaagttttccctgtacagtcatgtctcaatgCAAAAAGTAGAActcctgagagatcaagcacacaaatcaagagttttccctgtacggtcatgtctcaatacaaaaagtagatctcctgagagatcaagcacacaaatcaagagttttccctgtacagtcatgtctcaatacaaaaagtagaacccctgagagatcaagcatacaaattaagagttttccctgtacagtcatgtctcaatacaaaaaAGTAGAAATCCTGCAAAATCAAGCACACATACCTTATAAGAAAGCTTAGAAGACAATACAAattgattctgattctgaaaaTTGATTCCGATTCTGATTCACACCAAGCGATTTCcatgtacagtcatgtctctcTGCAAAAAGTATAAAtcctgagagatcaagcatactaatcaagagttttccctgtacagtcatgtctcaatacaaaaCGTAGAAATCCTGAGAGATCAACCAcattgttaggaaacgctgtcgttgctgagctttggtttagttttgtgtgttgcatgtagttgacttttttgtactttgtgggaaagtaccgatattatattttgtaaacacaatatttatgtttggacgagaatgcaggtgaactttctaattattccggatgctggcgctcacgtggtgcgcaggctGTTATGGGTAACTGAGCAAGGTCAGttcatagcaacggctatggcttTTCGTTttgcttggttaccacccttctaAGGGCAGGtattttgagtgtttttttcgacatctagcatgtgagattgaagtcaatgtatttatgagaattggagtaagaatatgtaatttaatggctTTTGTCAAAATCAGTAAACACAGCTGAGAACTAATTCTCAACTGATAAAAAAAACTGTGTCTTAGAATGACTAGAACTGAATGATGTTCCTGACAATACTCTGTTAACAAAAAGTGACAACCACagcatgaacaacagtgatctCAATGACTAGTCGACtcgcacggttggcctagtggtaaggcgtccgccccgtgatcgggaggtcgtgggttcgaaccccggccgggtcatacctaagactttaaaattggcaatctagtggctgctccgcatggcgtctggcattatggggttagtgctaggactggttggtccggtgtcagaataatgtgactgggtgagacatgaagcctgtgctgcgacttctgtcttgtgtgtggcgcaccttatatgtcaaagcagcaccgcctgatatggcccttcgtggtcggctgggcgttaagcaaacaaacaaacaaaaaatgactaGTCCTTGCACCTGTTCTTTTGGATTCTGTTTCTTACAAAATCTTTGACGTTTCGCCACGTCCTGTTCTTGAGAGCCTTATCCTCTATGAGACACTTGACAATAACCTCTTTGCCAGGCAGATGACCCAGGAGGATGTAGCTTTCCAGGTGTCTGAGCACAGCGCTGACTTCATCATCAGACCAGGCTTTCCTTGCTGCACAGAGAAAAATGATACAATGCTTGAGAATTTCCTCAGATTAAACACAGACAACACCACAACAGACagcaaacaattacaaaagcaCTACCTTCACAACTTATGTCATGGCACTGGGGAATAGAACTGTCCAAAACAAACTTTCAGAAAAAGCACATTCCAAAAATACGTAAAATTGTATTGTATAATGCACAAGAAGAGAAAGTTTTCCAGTCATGTGTCAGTAACTTGTAACTTGTTTTTCATGTGGGTTCTGAGCAGACGAAAACCAAGGAAGCCTTGTCAAATGTTTACATTTCTATGCACATTTGGTCAGTGATTTGACGAAAAGCTCGCGCTCAGACATGCAAGTTCCGCAAAGACTGATAACTTACTAaaaaagaagagcaaacgctcgattgAGTCACTTTCGACGTAGAAAAAGGTCATGGTGGTCGAAACATTATCAAAAcataggtcaaaggtcaacttAACATGGATATAAGTGTACATCAtacccgagtacgctagtacttgggctcagcagactttaattgtgtgtctgtctgtctgtctgtctgtctggatttaacagcttattgctgggaaactactgggcgcagttcgttcaaaagttgatacactaacttgataataggtccgattgatcgtattaaaacttcataatgttagctgggacctaaatgcgaaataatccacaaaaacgactcttggcggtgggcgcaattcgcggtgggatagaactgctgTTCGGCTAATAGAACTGCCAGCCAGCCACCGACACCTACAGGCTTTGCGTGCATGTGCCACTTCGCGTGCGCGCGACCTGAAGTTAGCACtctaggcatttgagttcactggcaaaattgtcagagttaatggcttggtggaaagcacgtccgcctatggccaaagtgatccgggttcgattcccggcataggcgatttattttatctattttttttaaattcttgtttactattgtttatccccgagtacgctagtacttgggctcagcagactttaatttttcacaaaaacgacttaacagtgggaggaattcacaccggcggggcaacacgcagcctgatagaacagccagccagctcGCTGGTTATTTCCCGCATCATCACACGCACGCAgaggatttttgtaggtcaggttGTGGGAAAGTCCAcaatgttccacaggggaactggttgtgtttgtattgtttattttctcacagtgatgttgatggtttttacaCATATTATGAGGAACTTTTCTCAGATGTTGGATCCCGAGACCAGCCTCTCGTTTACGATTGTAGAGATCGAtcagcacacacagaacaatcGCTTAAGTTTAAtttcagaaaccaacattcacaccacaggcattccaaacatttatattgttaagttatgaagagggtcggcagtatatttttcactgtgatcaaataaaagagaaaggccagtcaccacacacatcctcggctcgcatgcaatgcatttatatagcaaagggaatgcctgtaattcacacagagcaatcacttggtcttaaacgtgcacaagacaaaaactttcatactgggggagcgagccagtctgaagagtactcgggtccagcgcgagcgttttttattcctTCAATTATCCGATCCTCTGAATAATAATTATACATTATTCACTGCTGTTTGATGCGTCGAGGTCAGATGCCATGATTGTTTCACCTGTCAGTGCAAAAGTTACCCCGAAGTCCGTAGGGCTGAGGGGCAACATTTGCACCGACAGGTGAAACAATCATGGCATCTGACCTCGACGCATCAAACAAAggtgaaaaatgagagcgtacCACCAGAAGACTGAAGCGATCCAGGTGACTGTGTCGCACCAGAAGACTGAAGCGATCCAGATGAGAGCTTACCACCAGAAGACTGAAGCGATCCAGGTGACCGTGTCGCACCAGAAGACTGAAGCGATCCAGATGAGAGCGTACCACCAGAAGACTGAAGCGATCCAGATGACCCTGTCTGGCCACACAGCTGCGGATATCCAGTGAAGTTGTGGTGTCCTTGTcctgaaattaaaaaaagagtAAAATTAAAAAGTCTCTTTTTGGATACCAGGGCCGTGGTTTACTTAAAAATGCTGTCAGGGTCTCCGCCAAGTTGTGGGAAGAAACAAACATCTTGACAAAAGTCTCGCAATAACTTTGACCAATCATACAAGCGCTCAATTCCCACCGTGTTAAACGTAAACCAGCTGCTCAAAATGCAGCCCTTCCCAGTCTGTGTCCGTACAATTTGACGGTTTTGACCCTTTCAATACGTATCAGATTTACGCCGTCGACCTGCTCCACTGAATTTAACAAGTTTTCCAACGAAACAAAAGTTTTACCGACAATAAACTTCCAGATCCATCTTCTTTAGCCAAGTAGGCAACGACGAAaacgtaaaaaaacaaacgatGGCGGTCAGTCTCGAGAGAACTGATTACTAAGATTAGTCATACAAGCACACAAGTCCCGTGCATCTTTTGAGCCGAGTTCAATACGTGATTTATGGCTCGCGCTTGCTGGCTTCTGATTGCGCGGTGCAATAATATTAAAATAAGGCTCACGATTGCTGGCTTTTGATTGTGGTTCAATAATATTAAAATAAGGCTCGCGCTGGGCTGCATTTGATTGGAGTAGAGTTTTGACTTGATTGACAGGTGGTAGGGTCCATTCAGCTCCTGCTGTGTTAATTAACAGTTTAACGAAAAAATCCTGCCTTAGTATGGCCACCAGCTCATCTCCTCTAGTGCTTGTCAATGAAATTTGATACCAAGCATTATATAGAAACAAATCATTTTCTAATTAGTTCAAATACCTTTTTGTGAGGCTGCTGTTTGAGGATGGGTATCTTCTTCATCGTCGTCGTTCTCCTCGTCAACAATGATGTCATCGCTGATGTCGACACTGTCCAGAGAAGTTGGGTTTGTTATTTCTCCTTTCTCCAACTGAATGAGAAGTTTTGCCACTTTCGTCACTTGAAGCGCTGCAGAAGGTAATCTATAGTAACGTCTGTGTGTGCGAATGTCATGACCCAGAAACTGAGCAACAACGTCAAGCTCATTGTCTGCAAGATTGTAGAGTTGAGTCATTGTGGCTACGTGCTTTCTCAAGGATGTGGACGTAATAAGTTCAGGGTGCTGCAAATCTGCTTGTTGGCAATGAATCTTCAGAGTGTCACTTCCGCGAATGTGTCCATTTCTATCACCATGACCAAAGCAGCTTTGAGAGAAAACAAAGTTGTTTGTTTCAGGAATGCCAGCTTCTTGACGAGATGCAATGAGTGTTTCAAAAGAATCTACCAAATTTGCTGTCAGCAAAATTGGAACGATTGTGCCAGTTTTGCCAATAATCTCCACCCTTTGTAATGATTTACTCAAAGCTTGTTCAAATGAAGGCAAGCTGTGCAGAATGTCATCACTTGTATCAAGCTGACGGTTTTCAAAATCTTGAACTTTCATTTTGGACACTTCTCCAGATCTTCGGCGGTTGAAGAGGATCACTTGACTGAGTAGAGCTTTACAAAGTGAATGTCGAGCTGTTGTTTTGTCCCGAGAAGAAGAAGCGTTTTTCATGTCCTTTTTTGCATCCTCTGCAACCTGTGATAGGTGCGACGAGAGCTTTTGTATATCTTTCGAGAGTGGAAGTCGCTGCACATTGTTCTGATGTCTTCTGTAAAGAGTTCTTGCGGCTGACGACGAAACCCATTCATTCCACCGAACATCGAAGACTTCTATGAAGTGCTTGCACTGCTGTCTCAGTTGCATGTCATTTTGCTCAATGGCCTTTGCTTGCATCAACAAGGTGCATCTTTTCAAAGTGTGGCCAATTTTCTTTGCCGTTGATGGGTTTTTGAAGTCGGACGACTcttttgaaaattcacaaagtaCACGTGTAGCTTGGACAATAGTACTGAACATGTCCGGTTTCAGAAAATCAATCAACTGTCCATTCTGATTGCCACTTTCTTTCCTGAGTGCAAGTACAAGGCGTGCTATTTCTCTCAGTTTATTTCGAATGTAAGCATGTCGATCGGAATCAAACCCATTCTTCCTCGTCTCTCGCAGTGCAAGTTCCCGAATCGTTATATCTGTTTTAACAATCATGCCCACTGGGTCATTTTTCACATGTTCCAATATTTCACGCAGCTTTTCTTCGTCATGGTCCCTGGTGATTTTACTCCCCGGGACAGCAGGAAGAAGAAGTCTTCCAGCAACAACCTTTCCTTTTGAAGACTTGCAACAGGGTTTTACGCACTTATGACGGTACATGTCCTTCGAATTGAAATAACCGTAACACTCTGGACAAGGTACAAAGTCTTTCACTTGCTTTTCTTCTTTGGCACTTTTGCGCTTTACCACAATTCCCCTTTGCCTTCTTCCCAAACTTTCCGGTTATGCCTATGATCCCCTAAATTTCTCATCTTTGACAAttcttttttcttgtctttccTCGATGCATGAAACAATGGAACAAGAATGGACTCATCTCTGTGAAAACTATTGAAATGTCTTTCCAACTTTGTTGTAGacaaaccacacacaagacaccaatgagatttatcttttttcttcttttttggtcCATCTCCTGAACTTTGATCAACAGTAAAGCCAGTAATTTCAGGCTCTTGCTTGTCAGAGGAAGAATGACATGTGGAAGAAATATCGCAACGTTGCAATGTTGACGGAGCATTTGGATTTTCAAGTGGAACCGATAAGTAAGGAAAAGGGGAGGGTATTGTTTGCTCATTTACAGCAGAACTGTCAGAGTCAGAAACATGGTCCTTTTGAGACTCATCGTTGGGAATCCATGTTGGGTCTGTGTCCGACAAATCGTAGTCCGAACTGGCACTGTCTTTGTCCTGAAACATAAATGAAAGGGGTTTATCACATATGCTACATGCATTTTAGGTAAGAGAGCATGGGTCGTTAGTCAAGTAATTGCTGAATGCCTTTCAATTGGAGTTATTTCTAAGATCGTCTCAAACACAACTGCACCGTTGTCAATCTCACCACGTGCTTCAAATTCTTTCTGTATCATTCCTTATTGAAGTTATTcccatgaacataattaattttCCAAAGTATTCTTATTTCGGTGACAAGATGgtaacttcttctttttctaccTCTGTGTTCCTGAGCTTTTTACTCTCAGGGTCACCTTATGGTGAGTCTTGCATGCCacactgtttttaccccgccactcAAGTGACTCATAAATTATCTTTCTGAAATTTACAGCTGTAattgttttagtttgtttaaCTGTTCAATACATTTATAAGCAAgctgttgttttaaactttgaCTAGTATtttctgcttctctctctctctgattttttCTCCATTGCTCAAGATCGAAAGTCAATGCCCTCATTTGAAATTCGTTTACGTTTGTATACCCCCCAAatgatttttctttgtttttataccCCCAAGCAAGCAATAATAACgtgattttttaatttattacGTGAAATACCCTCAATTGTACGTGATGGGAAACACTGTAAAACAATATGCAATAAGCTTCAATCTTCTTTACAATTCAGCCAAACTATATATATCCTCTGTAGGATTAAGTCTCACTCTGGTAAGTTGCCGTAAAACAGTTCAGGGGACTACCACTATATTGCGGTCCAGTATATTGTGAATTCGGCTATATCGCACCAACATGCTTGTAGCCCACTTGAACACAAGTGTTTTTAAATGCCTTCCACTACAACGCAAATACATATCGCGGTCCAATCTCTTGTACTTCCTTTGCAGATTTATTTTCCGCAACAGAGAATCGAATCGTCCCAGTAGGCTATCAGTGAAAGGCGACAGTTTTCTCGCCTTTGTTAACTCGGTAAGGGTTTTTCGGACATATATGTAAACTGCTGACCTGGATGAGCCTGTCACGTGGGCGAAGGCGTCCATCGGAAAGTGCCGGATCCTGCACCCCGGCCTTGATTTAGCGGCCCCCTGTGGTGCTGGCACACCCAACCACCGTGAAGCCCAGGCCTCCCGCCGAGCTCTTCTCTAAATCCACCGTGAAATCCTGTAACTGACAAAGGGTAGAGAAATGATTCAATCTCTTCTCTAGATCCACCATAAAATCCTGTTACTGATGCAGGGTAGTagaatgatttttttctttctttcttgaacTTTTTACTGTGTCagggttgccttatggtgagaGTATTGCGTGCCAGACTGCTTTTCCTACCCCGCTACGCGGGCAGCAAGACGCCAACTTCAGGGGAAGGCGTGCTGGATATCTTTGTGTTTCCGAGCCCCTAGACTTTCGCGGGAAACTCGGGATCTTGAAGTTTAAAATGTGCATTAATCTTTCTGCATGCGTTAGCACACGAGGGTGGTACAAACCTTCTGGTCTCCCCTCAAGTTGATTCTGGTACCTGGGCTCGATCCACAGTCAGCCAAATCAACCAGACGCTCCAACCAACAACGCTACAACCCCCGACAAGTGATTTCATCTCTTCTATCCACCGTAAAATCCTGCAACTACCACAGGGTTGTGAAATTCTCAGGCATTGTACAAAGTCGGAAGCAACTTTCGCTGAAAAGTTGCTTCTTGAAcaattctccatcattttctgcaAAGATTTCACACTAATTGACTAAACACTAAAACAGGCTAAGAAATGGTGGTTCCAATCGGACAGACTTTGCTGATATCCGCAAATTTGTTGAAGGGTACCATGTGCCTGAATGATGTAATCCACCGCAAAAAAGCAAGAAAGTGTTATTGCCGGGAATTCTAGTCCACAGGAAAAATCCTGTAACTGACACAGGGTAATGAAATCTACTGCAGAAATGTAAAAAGCCATTTCAAAGAAAGCAAAATAAATGCATAAGTGATCCCTCTCAACTAAAATTTGGGTTCAGAATGGAAAATGATGAAATGACCTGTCCCCCAGACTAAAACTTCCATTGCAATATCTTAGGTGTGTGCAATGCAGTGAAATTTCTTACCTATAACAGTATAAGCATATAATTATGATAATCTATTCGAGTAAAAAGTAagtaaaaacaaattttaaaaaatggaAGTAAAATAAAAGCTTTATACAATAGGGGTGAAATTTGTACATGTCAGCCCACATATTAGACTTAGCATTCATTTTTACTATAGTTTTATCCCTCCATGTTCGACTTGGAGGTACTACAAGCTTTAATGTGTCTGTCTTTCCAACTGTTGTTTAGGTAACCCTGGGTTTCGTATTTGAACACCCCTGTTTTGTCATTGAAGTAACTTGCCAGAAAAACAACAGTTTTGTCTTTTTATAAACTCATAACTGATGAGTGAGggggaaaagaaaaaaggatTACCTGGTCATCGTTCAAGATCTCTTTCTTATCAGCAGTTTGACTGTTTTCAGTCACAGCGGTGTTGGTCACTCTCTCCTGACACATGAGCACAACGACAGAATCCGCCGAGCACACGCTGGCCGGAGATTTGTTCTTTATCGTATCAGCCGGAGACACATCTCCCTTGTCGCCGCCACGACCTCTGCTAAGGTTGTCGAGGAGACTGTCGTCAGCAGCAGCTGCCACAATGAAGGCTGCGTCAAGGTCAAAAtcttcatcaccaccatcaacgTCATGGTGATATTTTTCAGCAACGGTGTAAATCCTCTCAAACTCTGATCTAGAACTGTCCAAGACATCAGAGTTGATGTCGCTTTCAGTGTTGTTGGATTGTTCTTCCACTCGCAGCTCCCTCAGGTTGAGGGGAGGGGGCTGGGCGACGATGGAGATGTTGTGCTTGTTGACGGGCGTGGCAGCCGACGAGGCGAAGGCTGACGGAGGGGAGATGGGGGTTTCCCGACCCCCCTCTGCGATGGAGAAGGAGTCGGCAGCATGTAAGGCTGGCTGGgactggtgttgttgttgtctttcctGCAGTGAAAGTCTCTCCTGAACCTGAAAGTTTCATGAATAAAAAGTTGAGAGTTTTCCTTCAAGCTAACAGAAAAAAAGCTCTGTACTTATCTAGTCAATCACAATCCGGTTTATTACTGTAGATTTGCTATTGTGTTACTGAAcagaaaggctagttatctcacTTATTTTTTTGATGACATAATTTGTAAAACGCTAAAGATGTTactaatttgatgtaaagaacaATTCTACCAAGTTTGAaacaaatccgatgaatagttcaGAGATCTATATAACATTTCCAATTTTTCCTTCGAGGTTGCCCTGTGAATGATCTTAACAAGGGTCAACAAAACTAATGTTAAAGCGTTGGGGGTAATGATCAAACAAATTTTGAACTCAGTCACTTTTACTATAGTTTTATCTCTCCATGTTCGACTTGGAGGTACTACAAGCTTTaatgtgtctgtctttcccAACTGTTGTTTAGGTAACCCTGGGTTTCGTATTTGAACACCCCTTTTTGTCATTGAAGTAACTTGCCAGAAAAACAACAGTTTTGTCTTTTTATAAACTCATAACTGATGAGTGAGGGGGAAAAGAGAAAAGGATTACCTGGTCATCGTTCAAGATCTCTTTCTTATCAGCAGTTTGACTGTTTTCAGTCACAGCGGTGTTGGTCACTCTCTCCTGACACATGAGCACAACGACAGAATCCGCCGAGCACACGCTGGCCGGAGATTTGTTCTTTATCGTATCAGCCGAGAGACACATCTCCCTTGTCGCCGCCACGACCTCTGCTAAGGTTGTCGAGGAGACTGTCGTCAGCAGCAGCTGCCACAATGAAGGCTGCGTCAAGGTCAAAAtcttcatcaccaccatcaacgTCATGGTGATATTTTTCAGCAACGGTGTAAATCCTCTCAAACTCTGATCTAGAACTGTCCAAGACATCAGAGTTGATGTCGCTTTCAGTGTTGTTGGATTGTTCTTCCACTCGCAGCTCCCTCAGGTTGAGGGGAGGGGGCTGGGCGACGATGGAGATGTTGTGCTTGTTGACGGGCGTGGCAGCCGACGAGGCGAAGGCTGACGGAGGGGAGATGGGGGTTTCCCGACCCCCCTCTGCGATGGAGAAGGAGTCGGCAGCATGTAAGGCTGGCTGGgactggtgttgttgttgtcgttcctGCAGTGAAAGTCTCTCCTGTACCTGAAAGTTTCATGAATAAAAAGTTGAGAGTTTTCCTTCAAGCTAACAGAAAAATAAGCTCTGTACTTATCTAGTCAATCACAATCAGGTTTATTACTGTAGATTTGCTATTGTGTTACTGAAcagaaaggctagttatctctcTTATTTTTTTGATGACATAATTTGTAAAACGCTAATGTTactaatttgatgtaaagaattcTACCAAGTTTGAaacaaatccgatgaatagtttcagagatctATATAAAATTTCCAATTTTTCCTTCGAGGTTGCCCTGTGAGTGATCTTAACAAGGGTCAACAAAACTAATGTTAAAGCGTTGGGGTAATGATCAAACAAAAATTGAActcggtcacttttatagtttccgagaaaagtccaacctTAAGGTTGTGACACGTCATCCGTCTGGCCAGACTAAACACGGGCCGATTACAATTGAGTCACTTTTA
Encoded here:
- the LOC138981187 gene encoding uncharacterized protein — encoded protein: MCQERVTNTAVTENSQTADKKEILNDDQVQERLSLQERQQQHQSQPALHAADSFSIAEGGRETPISPPSAFASSAATPVNKHNISIVAQPPPLNLRELRVEEQSNNTESDINSDVLDSSRSEFERIYTVAEKYHHDVDGGDEDFDLDAAFIVAAAADDSLLDNLSRGRGGDKGDVSPADTIKNKSPASVCSADSVVVLMCQERVTNTAVTENSQTADKKEILNDDQLQDFTVDLEKSSAGGLGFTVVGCASTTGGR